TTTGCAAATGAATAAGTCATAAATTATCGAATGCATTCGAAGAGTATGACCGTGTGATAGATAAAATGATATAAAAGATTAGGTGATTTCATGATAGAGATGAAGGAAGTATACAAAGCCTATCCGAACGGCGTAAAAGCGCTCAATGGGATTTCAGTAGCCATTCATCCCGGCGAATTTGTTTATGTTGTCGGTCCGAGCGGAGCGGGTAAATCTACTTTTATTAAAATGATATACAGAGAAGAAAAACCGACAAAAGGACAAATTTTAATCAATCATAAAGACCTCGCTGCAATTAAAGAAAAAGAGATTCCTTTCGTGCGCCGTAAAATAGGCGTTGTCTTCCAGGATTTCAAGCTTCTGTCGAAACTTACTGTTTTTGAGAATGTGGCATTTGCCCTTGAAGTGATTGGAGAACAGCCGTCTGTTATTAAGAAACGTGTCCTCGAAGTGCTTGATCTTGTTCAGCTGAAGCATAAAGCAAGACAATTCCCTGACACGCTTTCAGGCGGGGAACAGCAGCGTGTTTCTATTGCCAGATCAATTGTGAACAATCCCGATGTTGTCATTGCTGATGAACCTACAGGAAACCTTGATCCGGATACGTCCTGGGAAGTTATGAAGACGCTGGAAGAGATCAACAACCGCGGGACGACAGTCGTGATGGCGACACATAATAAAGAAATCGTAAACACCATTAAGAAACGTGTCATCGCAATCGAAGATGGTATCATTGTGCGTGATGAGTCAAGAGGGGAGTATGGTTCATATGATTAAAATTCTCGGGCGCCACTTGCGTGAGAGTTTTAAATCTCTCGGGAGAAACACGTGGATGACGTTTGCATCCATTAGTGCTGTAACCGTTACGCTGATTTTAGTCGGCGTGTTTTTAGTGATTATGCTGAATTTGAATAACATGGCTTCGAATGCTGAAAAACAAGTCGAAATCAAAGTTTTGGTTGATTTGACTGCAGATCAAAAGGCACAGGACAAGCTGCAGAACGATATTAAGGATTTAAAGGGCATTCAGAGTGTCACTTTTTCATCAAAAGAAAAAGAGCTTGACCAGCTGGTTGACAGCTTTGGCGACAGCGGAGAATCCCTGACCATGCAGGATCAGGAAAACCCGCTTAATGATGCGTTTGTCGTCAAAACGACAGATCCGCATGATACGCCGAACGTAGCCAAAAAGATTGAAAAAATGAATCATGTCTATAAAGTCACTTACGGAAAAGAAGAGGTTAGCCGTTTATTTAA
The Bacillus vallismortis genome window above contains:
- the ftsE gene encoding cell division ATP-binding protein FtsE, with amino-acid sequence MIEMKEVYKAYPNGVKALNGISVAIHPGEFVYVVGPSGAGKSTFIKMIYREEKPTKGQILINHKDLAAIKEKEIPFVRRKIGVVFQDFKLLSKLTVFENVAFALEVIGEQPSVIKKRVLEVLDLVQLKHKARQFPDTLSGGEQQRVSIARSIVNNPDVVIADEPTGNLDPDTSWEVMKTLEEINNRGTTVVMATHNKEIVNTIKKRVIAIEDGIIVRDESRGEYGSYD
- the ftsX gene encoding permease-like cell division protein FtsX, with amino-acid sequence MIKILGRHLRESFKSLGRNTWMTFASISAVTVTLILVGVFLVIMLNLNNMASNAEKQVEIKVLVDLTADQKAQDKLQNDIKDLKGIQSVTFSSKEKELDQLVDSFGDSGESLTMQDQENPLNDAFVVKTTDPHDTPNVAKKIEKMNHVYKVTYGKEEVSRLFKVVGVSRNIGIALIIGLIFTAMFLISNTIKITIFARRKEIEIMKLVGATNWFIRWPFFLEGLLLGVFGSVIPIALVLSTYQYVIGWVVPKVQGSFVSLLPYNPFVFQISLVLVAIGAVIGVWGSLTSIRKFLRV